TGGGGGCGATCCTCACCTTCATTCCCGCCATGGGTATGTTTGTGGTTCCTGATCTCTTGGGCGGGGCTAGACACCTTCTGGTGGGTAACCTGATCCAGCAAGCTTTTTACAGCATGAGGGACTGGCCATACGGGGCGGCTTTGAGCCTGGTCCTGATCCTTCTCACGTTGCTGGCCCTAAGGCTTTACCGGCGTCATGGGAAGGAGGTGGAGCTGGCATGAGGGGGGGGTGGCTGGTATCCACGGTAGCCTGGGCGGCGTTGGCCTTCTTGTACCTCCCCATGTTGGCGGTGGCCCTGTTCTCCTTTAACCGCACCCGGCATGGCCTGGGCTGGGGAGGGTTCACCTGGGACTGGTATGTGCGGCTTTTCCATAACCCCGCCCTCTTGGAGGCGGCGAAAAACACCCTAGTCCTGGCCCTTCTTTCCACCCTGGTGGCCACGGTTTTGGGAACCCTCTTGGCTTTGGGGCTGGAACGGCATCCTTTTGGTCCTCGATGGCGTGCTCTTCTGGAAACCGCCTTATACCTTCCCGTGGTCACCCCGGACCTAATCCTGGCTGCGGCCTTGGTGGTGGCCTTTGGCTTCCTGCGGCAGGCCTTCTCCCTCTTTGAGCCCGGCCTTCCCGCCATGGTGGTGGGCCACGCCACCTTTCAGGTGGGGTTTGTGGCCTTAGTGGTGATGAGCCGCCTCAAAAGCCTACCTAGGGAGCTGGACGAGGCTGCCCGGGATCTCTACGCCTCCTACCCCTACTACCTCCGTCGGGTCCTCCTCCCCCTCCTGGCTCCCGGCATTGTGGCTGGGGCCATGCTGGCTTTTACCCTTTCCCTGGATGATTTCGTTATCAGCTTCTTCACCGCAGGTCCTACCAGCCAAACGCTACCCTTGGTCATCTATGCCTCGGCACGTAGGGGGATTACCCCAGAAATCCATGCGGTTTCCACCCTGCTTTTCCTCTTCACGGTGGTGTTGGTGTTGAGCGCAGAGCGCTTCACAAGGAGGTCGGCATGAAAAGGATGGCGGTGTTCTTGGTGGCTTGCTTGGCCTTAGGTCTTGCGCAGAAAGGCGAGCTTCGGCTTTTTATCTGGTCCGAGTACATTGACCCTGCTATTCTCCAAGCCTTTACCCAGCGGTACGGTTACAGGGTCCGGATGGATCTCTACGAATCCAACGAGGACATGATCGCCAAGCTTCAGGCGGGTGGTGTGAGCCAGTACGACATCATCGTCCCCTCGGACTTTTACGTTCCCTCTATCATCCGCCTGGGTCTGGTTCAAACCCTAAACCACGCTAAGATTCCCAACCTAAAGAACCTGGACGATAAATTCAGAAACCCTCCCTTTGATCCGGGGAACCGCTACTCCGCTGCCTACCAGTGGGGTACCACAGGCCTCATCTTCCGCAAGGACAGGGTGGCCAAGCCGAAGAGCTGGGCGGTTCTCTTTAAGGACCCCAAGGCCCCCTTCATCCTCATGGACTCGCCGCGGGAGATGCTGGGCAATGCCCTTCGCTATCTGGGTTATTCCGTTAACACCAGAAATCCCAAGGAGGTGCAGGCGGCGGGCCAGCTCCTTCTTCAGGTCAAAAGGAGCCGGTATTTCCTGGGGTTTGAGGGTGGGGTAGGGGGGAAGAACCGGGTGGTGGCGGGGGCAGCCACCTATGCGGTGGTGTACAACGGGGATGCGGTGAAGGCGGCCGACGAAAACCCCGGCAAAGTAGAGTTCGCCATTCCCCAGGAAGGCGCCACCTTGTGGGTGGATTCCCTGATGATCCCCGCAAAGGCGCCGAACCCCGAAGCGGCCCATCTTTTCATCAACTTCATCTTGGATCCCAAGGTGGGGGCCCAGCTTTCCAACTTTAACCGGTACGCCACTCCCAACCGGGCAGCCCTTCCTTACATCCGGCCTGAAGACCGGAAGAATCCGGCCATTTATCCAGATGCCGAGGTGATGAAGCGCTCGGAGTTCATTTTGGACCTAGGGAAGGATAACCGTCTCTACGATGAAGTCTGGACTGCAGTGAAAAGCCGCTAGGAGATCTATGGGGTACATTCAGCTTAAAACCGCTATTCCTGGTCCCAGGAGCCTGGCCCTCATGGAA
The window above is part of the Thermus albus genome. Proteins encoded here:
- a CDS encoding polyamine ABC transporter substrate-binding protein, yielding MKRMAVFLVACLALGLAQKGELRLFIWSEYIDPAILQAFTQRYGYRVRMDLYESNEDMIAKLQAGGVSQYDIIVPSDFYVPSIIRLGLVQTLNHAKIPNLKNLDDKFRNPPFDPGNRYSAAYQWGTTGLIFRKDRVAKPKSWAVLFKDPKAPFILMDSPREMLGNALRYLGYSVNTRNPKEVQAAGQLLLQVKRSRYFLGFEGGVGGKNRVVAGAATYAVVYNGDAVKAADENPGKVEFAIPQEGATLWVDSLMIPAKAPNPEAAHLFINFILDPKVGAQLSNFNRYATPNRAALPYIRPEDRKNPAIYPDAEVMKRSEFILDLGKDNRLYDEVWTAVKSR
- a CDS encoding ABC transporter permease, which produces MRGGWLVSTVAWAALAFLYLPMLAVALFSFNRTRHGLGWGGFTWDWYVRLFHNPALLEAAKNTLVLALLSTLVATVLGTLLALGLERHPFGPRWRALLETALYLPVVTPDLILAAALVVAFGFLRQAFSLFEPGLPAMVVGHATFQVGFVALVVMSRLKSLPRELDEAARDLYASYPYYLRRVLLPLLAPGIVAGAMLAFTLSLDDFVISFFTAGPTSQTLPLVIYASARRGITPEIHAVSTLLFLFTVVLVLSAERFTRRSA